A genomic segment from Candidatus Zixiibacteriota bacterium encodes:
- a CDS encoding 4Fe-4S binding protein: MTSGKREIVQIDESLCDGCGECILSCAEGAIQIIDGTAKLVSDNLCDGFGACLGSCPQDAITIITREAEEFDEEVVKVHLEKQEISRKPVEQSEVIPQPQVVAACPGSAIQSFSQPAQQINKPAMSGCPGSAMRSFVPEENRRDQASDSAPAPQSRLTQWPIQLMLVPPTAPFLNGRELLLAADCCPFAFADFHNSYLKDKSLLIACPKLDNLQFYREKMEEIFRHSGCTAVSVMIMEVPCCGGLSMITCEALKASRRDIPLKEIVVGIRGDILSEKLVA, translated from the coding sequence ATGACAAGCGGTAAACGCGAGATAGTGCAAATTGATGAATCACTTTGTGACGGTTGCGGTGAGTGTATTTTGAGCTGCGCCGAAGGGGCAATTCAGATTATAGACGGCACGGCTAAGCTGGTTTCGGATAATTTATGTGACGGATTCGGAGCCTGTCTCGGTTCATGTCCCCAGGATGCCATTACCATAATTACAAGAGAGGCTGAAGAGTTTGATGAAGAAGTAGTCAAAGTACACTTGGAAAAACAGGAAATATCCAGAAAACCGGTAGAACAATCGGAAGTGATCCCTCAACCACAGGTGGTTGCCGCCTGTCCCGGATCGGCCATCCAATCGTTTTCCCAGCCGGCTCAACAAATCAATAAACCGGCAATGTCGGGTTGCCCCGGTTCGGCTATGCGGTCATTTGTGCCCGAAGAAAATCGCCGGGATCAAGCTTCAGACTCAGCCCCGGCGCCTCAATCCAGACTAACTCAATGGCCCATCCAGTTGATGCTGGTCCCGCCGACAGCGCCATTCTTAAACGGTCGGGAACTGCTCCTGGCAGCCGATTGTTGCCCGTTTGCTTTTGCTGATTTTCACAATTCATATCTCAAAGACAAATCTCTACTGATAGCCTGCCCTAAGCTCGATAATCTTCAATTTTACCGGGAGAAGATGGAAGAAATATTCCGTCATTCCGGGTGCACGGCGGTGTCGGTGATGATTATGGAAGTCCCCTGCTGCGGTGGATTGAGCATGATAACTTGTGAAGCCCTAAAGGCTTCCAGACGTGATATTCCGCTAAAGGAAATTGTCGTCGGTATTCGCGGCGATATTTTGAGCGAAAAGCTGGTTGCTTAA